The genomic interval GAGATCTGTGGGGGCACCGATGCCGCAGGCATTGGGGGGGCCACGCGGCGGAGGAACGTTCAAGCGTCGGTCATACGTTTTCCCGGCGACCCCGCGTCATCCCGCCCAAAATGCAGCGCTCTCGCCGGCCCGGACGAGACGGCCTATCTTCGCCCCGGGATCGGCATGATCGCCTTATTGCTCAATGAGCATCTGCGCAGTCACTGTCATGGTTTGCTCCTCCAAATGCGATCACGCTGCATTTGCGGGAGAATATCAACGCTTTTTTGACGGGGGCAGCTCCTCATACACAGCCTCGGCCACCCGCTCCAGGGTCTCCCTGTCGTCCAGGCAGTCCGCCAGCAGCATCTCCCGGGCTCCCGGATATGGCAGCTCCCGGGCGGCGAGGGGCATGAGCCTCTCGGCGGAGGGGGTCGCCTTCAGCAAAAAGCGGTCGTCATACACTCCGCCTATCACCTTGCCCCGCAGATAGATGACGTATTCTCCCATCATCTGCCTGCAGCTCACGTCTCCCAGCCCGGACAGCTGGTCCAGCA from Abditibacteriota bacterium carries:
- a CDS encoding TfoX/Sxy family protein encodes the protein MSSSREYVEYVLDQLSGLGDVSCRQMMGEYVIYLRGKVIGGVYDDRFLLKATPSAERLMPLAARELPYPGAREMLLADCLDDRETLERVAEAVYEELPPSKKR